The DNA region TGCCGGCGCTGACCAGGCAGGCGAGCAGGACCAGCAGGTTGCAGATGGTTCCGATCTTTTCGTTGAGCTTGTCGATGGCCTGACTCAGTGCCAACAATGGGCGCATCACGATCTCCGCGGCCGCGCCGTCCGCGCGCCGAATATCTTTTCAAGCATCATCTGGCCGCCGCGCGCACGCGCGCGGAGCCGCGGCTCACTTTCAGGAGCATTTGCAAACCGTCGTCCTCCCCCGAAAACGCTTTCCCCGTTCTTGGCTGCGCCCGTCGGGGCAGCGGCCTGTCCGACCGGCCGGCATGAAAGCCGCCGCACCAAATCAGCGCGGCGAAACGCCGTCAATTGGAAAATGGGCAAATTGACGATGTGGCAAGCCGTTGTCCCCGCTTGGTAAATCGGGGACGGGAGGGGACGATGGGGCAGGTGGTATCAGGTTTGTCCGTCACGGCGGGGCGCCGGAACCCGCCCCGGCGGACGATACGCCTTAACCGCCGGTGACGCTCATGTGGCGGCTGACGCTCGGGCGGTTGTGGCGGCGGTCGATGATGAAATCATGGCCCTTCGGCTTCAGCCCGATGGCGCGGTCGATCGCGGCCGAGAGCAGGCCGTTGTCGTCAGAGGCGCGCAACGGACGGCGCAGGTCGGAGGCGTCCTCATGGCCGAGGCAGGTGTGCAGCGTGCCGGTGCAGGTGATCCGCACCCGGTTGCAGGCTTCGCAGAAATTGTGGGTCATCGGCGTGATGAAGCCGAGCTTGCCGCCGGTCTCGGCGACACGGACGTAGCGGGCCGGACCGCCGGTGTTGTCGTCGAGATCGGTCAGCGTGTAGTGCTTCTCGAGCCGCGCGCGGAGCAGCGACAGCGGCACATACTGATCGATGCGGCCTTCGCCGATGTCGCCCATCGGCATCACCTCGATCAGGGTCAGGCCCATGCCCTTGCCATGCGCCCACTCCATCAGGGCCGGGATCTCGTCCTCGTTCATGTTCTTCAGCGCGACCGCGTTGATCTTGACCGCAAGACCCGCGGCGCGTGCCGCCTCGATCCCCGACAACACCTTGTCGAGATCGCCCCAGCGGGTGATAGCGCGGAACTTGGCCGCATCGAGCGTGTCGAGCGAGACGTTGACGCGGCGCACGCCGCAATCGGCGAGCTCGCTTGCGAAGCGCGCGAGCTGCGAGCCGTTGGTGGTCAGCGTCAACTCATCGAGCGCGCCGCTCGAGAGGTGCCGCGACAGCGCGCGCACCAGGCCCATCACATTGCGGCGGACCAGCGGTTCGCCGCCGGTGAGACGGATCTTGCGCACGCCCTTGTCGATGAACGCCGAGCAGAGCCGGTCGAGCTCTTCCAGGGTCAGCAGATCGGCCTTCGGCAGGAACGTCATGTCTTCCGACATGCAATAGAAGCAGCGCAGATCGCAGCGGTCGGTGACGGAGACGCGCAGGTAACGGATCGTCCGGCCGAACGGATCGGTCATCGGACGAAACAGCGTATCGGAAAGCGCCTCTGTGGATGCGTTCATTCAACCCGGGCCCTGCAACTTGTTCCCTGCCTGCCGCGCCGCGCGCGGCGCCGACACCGACAATGTATGCATGTTGGCACGTTGTCACAATGCGTTCCAAGGGAGGATCGAGCGCGGATCAAGCAACGATCCGCGACATGCAAAATGGATTTCGCGCGATAGGCGAGCCATATCGCGCGATGCGTGATCGCAATCGCCGGGACTTCACGACAGAAACGGAAGAACCCGGCGCTGGCCGGGCTCTTGTGCGGTGCAATTGAATGCGGTGCGCCTTAGCGCGTCGGCGCGGCAGGAGCCGCCGGCGGCGGTGGCGCTGCGCTCGGATCGGCGGGGGCCGCGCCGGCAGGGGCTGCGGCGGCCGGCCTCGGCCGCTTCTTCTTCGGCCGCATCGGCTTGCGCGTCGCGCGGGGCGGCGGCCCGGCCGGCTGTAGCGCGGCGAACACCGGGCTCGGATCGAGCGTGGTCGTGGCCGGGGTGGTGAAGTCGCCTGGCACGCGGGTGACCGTCACCGGCACCGTCGCAGGCTGGAATTTCGGCGCGTTGAAGGTGACGGAGAAATTGGTCTCCGGCGTCGGGATCGACACCGAGCAGGGCGTCTTGCAGCCCGGCCCGAGCGAGGTCACGGCGTCTGCGCCCTGCGGCGCCGAATCTAGCTGCACCTGCATCGGCGGCGGCGCCGACTTGAAGTAGTCCATTGAGAATGACGAGCAGCCGCCCAGACTCAGTCCGGCGACGGCAATCGCGATGACACGACGCATGATCCACACTCACCTGCGGCTATCAGCCACAATCCCCGCGGGCGACCATAGGGGCGTCGGAACAGGGGCGCAACAGCGCGGGGCCTGTTCGTTAAAGGATGGTTAACAGCAAAATCGCATGGAAAAATATTTCCACGCGATATCAATATGTTACATAAAAACTATGATGCCGCCAGGCTGGCGACGGCCTCCGGCAGATCGCGCATATGACTGATCAGCCGGTCCGGTTTGAGCTCCGCCATCGGCACGTCGGTATAGCCGAAATCGACGCCGATCACCGGGACCTGGGCCCGCCGCGCCACGCCGACATCGGTGCCGGCATCGCCGACCATGATCGCGCCCGGCAGCCGGCCGCCGGCGCGCGCCACCGTCTCGCGCAGGAACGCCGGATCGGGTTTGGCGACCCCGAAGGTGTCGGCGCCGCAGATCGCGGCAAAGCGCGGCGTCAGTTCGAGCCGGTCGAGCAACAGCTTCGACAGCCATTCCAGCTTGTTGGTGCAGACCGCGAGGCGATGCCCCTTCGACGCAAGGACGTCGAGCGCGACTTCCAATCCGTCGAACGGGTGCGAGCCGTCGGCGATGTGGTCCGCGTAATAAGCGACGAAGTCGCTGGTCATGCGGTCGAGTTCGGCGACCGTGACCGCGCGCCCTTCCACCTCGAGCCCGCGCTCGATCAGCTTGCGCGCGCCGGCGCCGATCATGTTGCGCGCGGCGGCCAGCGGAACCGGCTGCAAGCCTTCGCGGTCGAGCACGTAATTCAGCGCGGCGATCAGATCGGGCGCAGTCTCGACCAGCGTGCCGTCGAGATCGAACACGATGATGGGGGGAGAGGAGGTGGACATGATGCATTTGGCTATCGGGTGTCGGGCCACGATGCAAGGGAAGATGCCGATCCTCATCGTCCGCAGTGGAATTGGCCCCGTTTCGCTGCAAATCGACCCCGAAATCCCTCATTAAATCGGTCCGGGACGCCTTTGTTGGTGCTATTCCTGCCCGCCAAACGACGCTAGATATGCGCCCGCCGGTCGGGGCGGATTCCAGGCCCCGGGCGCAGCAGAACAGGGGCTCGGTCGGCACGTGGACATGGATGCACTGAAACGCCAGGCGGCGGCGCGCGCGCTCGACGAGGTGCGCGACGGCATGAAGCTCGGGCTCGGCACAGGCTCCACGGCGAAGCATTTCGTCGAACTGCTCGGCGAGAAGGTCAGGTCCGGCCTGAAGGTGGTGGGCGTGCCGACCTCGGAGGTGACCCGCGCGGATGCGATCCGCTGCGGCGTTCCCCTGACCACGCTGGACGAGATCGACCATCTCGACCTCACCGTCGACGGCGCCGACGAGATCGATCCCGCGCTCAATCTGATCAAGGGCGGCGGCGGCGCGCTGCTGCGCGAGAAGATCGTGGCCGCGGCCAGCGCTCGCATGATCGTGATCGCCGACGACAGCAAATGGGTCGATGCGCTCGGCCGCTTTCCGCTGCCCGTGGAGGTGATCCCGTTCGGGCTCGCGGCGACGCAGGCGGCGATCACGCGCGCCTTTGCCAGGGCCGGCGTGTCCGGCCAGATGGTGATCCGCAAGGCCAAGGACGGTCACGTTTTCGTCACCGATGGCGGCCACTGGATCGTCGACGCTCACCTTGGCCGGATCGGCGATCCGCCGCATCTCGCCGGCCTGCTCAGCGCAATTCCTGGTGTCGTCGAGCATGGCCTGTTCATTGGGCTCGCGAGCCGCGCCGTGCTGGCCGGCGCGCAGGGAATTCGGGTTGTTGAACGGCGATGACGCCGCAAGCAAGGAGACTTGGAATGAAGCGTTTCTCGGGACTTTTGTCGGCTGCGACCGTGGCCGTCGGACTGGCGCTTGCGGCCGCGCCGGCGATGGCGCAGCAGCAGGCGCCGGCCGCGGGCGGCGCGCCCGCCGCGCCTGCCGTCAAGCAGTCGTCGCCCGCGGCGATCGGCTACGCCAAGGAGATCCTGGCGATGAAGAACGTCGCCGCCATGTATGCCGGCGCCGTTCCGGGCATCATCGAGAAGACCAAGACCGGCCTGCTGCAGCAATATCTGAACTATCAGAAGGACCTCAACGAGGTCGCGGTGATCATCGCGAAGGCCCAGGCCGGGCGCGAGAAGGAGATCGGCGAGGGCATGGCGCAGATCTACGCCAGCGAGTTCACCGAGCAGGAACTGAAGGACCTGGTCGTGTTCTACAAGTCGCCGCTCGGTCAGAAGCTTTTGACCTCCGAGCCCAAGGCAATCAATGAATCGCTGAACTATATGCAGCAGTGGGCGCAGCAGTTTGGCGTCCTCGTCGCCGGCCAGTTCAAGACCGAGATGAAGAAGCGCGGCAAGGATATCTAAAGTTACCTCGCCCCACTTGCGGGGAGAGGTCGATCGCGGAGCGATCGGGTGAGGGGACCCTCCACGACCTGAGATAGTGGAGGTAGCCCTCACCCCGACCCTCTCCCGCAAGAACGGGGAGAGCGGGAAGAAAGGTGGTTGCCATGGCCGAGTATGATGTCGACCTGTTTGTCATCGGAGGCGGTTCGGGCGGGGTTCGCGCCGCCCGCATCGCCGCCGGCTATGGCGCCAAGGTCATGGTCGCCGAAGAGTACCGGATGGGCGGCACCTGCGTGATCCGCGGCTGCGTGCCGAAGAAGCTGTTCGTCATGGGCAGCCACGTTCACGACGAGATCGCGGATGCCGCCGGCTTCGGCTGGAGCATCGGCAACGTCTCGTTCGACTGGGCGACGCTGGTCGCCAACAAGGACAAGGAGATCGACCGGCTCGAGCGCGCCTACACTACGAATGTCGAGAAGTCCGGCGCCAGGATCGTGAAGACCCGCGCCGTGCTGGAGGATGCTCACACCCTGCGCCTGGCCACCGGCGAGAAGGTCACCGCAAAATACATCCTGATCGCGACCGGCGGCGCGCCCAATCACGGCACCGAGATCCCCGGCATCGAGCACGTGATCTCCTCCAACGAGGCATTCCATCTGAAGCAGCTGCCGAAGCGCATCGTGATCCAGGGCGGCGGCTATATCGCGCTGGAGTTCGCCGGCATCTTCAACGGTTACGGCTCCGACGTCACCGTGGTCTATCGCGGCGACAACATCCTGCGCGGCTTCGACGAGGACGTACGCAAGCATGTGCGCACCGAGATGGAGAAGCGCGGCATCACCATCATCACCGGCTGCACGGTGACCAAGGTC from Bradyrhizobium genosp. L includes:
- the moaA gene encoding GTP 3',8-cyclase MoaA, with translation MNASTEALSDTLFRPMTDPFGRTIRYLRVSVTDRCDLRCFYCMSEDMTFLPKADLLTLEELDRLCSAFIDKGVRKIRLTGGEPLVRRNVMGLVRALSRHLSSGALDELTLTTNGSQLARFASELADCGVRRVNVSLDTLDAAKFRAITRWGDLDKVLSGIEAARAAGLAVKINAVALKNMNEDEIPALMEWAHGKGMGLTLIEVMPMGDIGEGRIDQYVPLSLLRARLEKHYTLTDLDDNTGGPARYVRVAETGGKLGFITPMTHNFCEACNRVRITCTGTLHTCLGHEDASDLRRPLRASDDNGLLSAAIDRAIGLKPKGHDFIIDRRHNRPSVSRHMSVTGG
- a CDS encoding HAD-IA family hydrolase translates to MSTSSPPIIVFDLDGTLVETAPDLIAALNYVLDREGLQPVPLAAARNMIGAGARKLIERGLEVEGRAVTVAELDRMTSDFVAYYADHIADGSHPFDGLEVALDVLASKGHRLAVCTNKLEWLSKLLLDRLELTPRFAAICGADTFGVAKPDPAFLRETVARAGGRLPGAIMVGDAGTDVGVARRAQVPVIGVDFGYTDVPMAELKPDRLISHMRDLPEAVASLAAS
- the rpiA gene encoding ribose-5-phosphate isomerase RpiA codes for the protein MDMDALKRQAAARALDEVRDGMKLGLGTGSTAKHFVELLGEKVRSGLKVVGVPTSEVTRADAIRCGVPLTTLDEIDHLDLTVDGADEIDPALNLIKGGGGALLREKIVAAASARMIVIADDSKWVDALGRFPLPVEVIPFGLAATQAAITRAFARAGVSGQMVIRKAKDGHVFVTDGGHWIVDAHLGRIGDPPHLAGLLSAIPGVVEHGLFIGLASRAVLAGAQGIRVVERR
- a CDS encoding DUF2059 domain-containing protein, which gives rise to MKRFSGLLSAATVAVGLALAAAPAMAQQQAPAAGGAPAAPAVKQSSPAAIGYAKEILAMKNVAAMYAGAVPGIIEKTKTGLLQQYLNYQKDLNEVAVIIAKAQAGREKEIGEGMAQIYASEFTEQELKDLVVFYKSPLGQKLLTSEPKAINESLNYMQQWAQQFGVLVAGQFKTEMKKRGKDI
- the gor gene encoding glutathione-disulfide reductase gives rise to the protein MAEYDVDLFVIGGGSGGVRAARIAAGYGAKVMVAEEYRMGGTCVIRGCVPKKLFVMGSHVHDEIADAAGFGWSIGNVSFDWATLVANKDKEIDRLERAYTTNVEKSGARIVKTRAVLEDAHTLRLATGEKVTAKYILIATGGAPNHGTEIPGIEHVISSNEAFHLKQLPKRIVIQGGGYIALEFAGIFNGYGSDVTVVYRGDNILRGFDEDVRKHVRTEMEKRGITIITGCTVTKVEKHGSEFTSHLSGGSSIASEQVMFAIGRHPSVANLGLETAGVAINPKNGGIQVDHWSKTSADNIYAIGDVTHRHNLTPVAIREGHAFADTVFGKRPVQVDHATIPTAVFSQPEVGTVGLTEEEARAQFAHVDIYKTDFRPIKATMSGRDTRVLMKVVVDGASDRVLGCHIVGDSAAEVTQVVAIAIKMKATKADFDATIALHPTAAEELVTMRTPTARHVRQAAE